The Candidatus Defluviibacterium haderslevense DNA window TCATTAAAATTCTTGGCCATTAATACAATTAGTATTATTATACATATATTCGATTCTAATTTCATTTCTAGAAAAAAAGACTTCTTTAATTTCTAATTTATTTTGATCAACACTCAATAATATATCAAAATTTACCTCATAATCAGATGCCAAGTAAAAATGATGAACTATTCCAGAAAATTGAGTTTCATATTTGTCGGATAGTTTTAATATTTTGAAAATATTATCCTTTGTTTTATTTCTTATCCGTTTAACTAATTCACTTTTACTATTTAATATTTCAAATATCTTAGTATGTTTTAAAATTCTGATATTTATTCCTAAAATATAACGATCTTCAAGGTCAGACTCAACTAATTCATTAAATTGAGCAAAAAGTTGCACACACATAAACCTAATATTTTGATCAAATGTTATGTCAAAATTTATTATTTCATTTAATGATTTATTGCCATTTATTACATCTGAATAATACTTATTTAGAATAGTAATCTGATCTTCAGTATGCATTAGATTTGCTAACTCCAAACCTATAGAATCTTTCATAGATTGAATTTCTAATTATTATAATGTACATTTAAATAAGGCGACATTTATTACTGATCGTATTTATTATAAAGCACTTTAGTGTTAACAAAGATATAAAAAATTTCTTTGAAAAAACTAATAGATGGTCAAGACTACAAATTAAGATTTATATTTGTCCACACCTTATGTATATAATTGGTTTACAATATTTATGTTATAAAATATTAAAGACTTTAAATATATTAATACTCATTCAACCAAAACCAAGTCAAAGCCAAAGACTGAGCATCAAATATCGGCATATTATGACTCTCACTTTCCCAGGTTTTCCGTTTTTTCGGCTCTCGTAATCCCAATTCCTTGAATTCAGTAAGTAAAACTTTTGCTATCTCATACTTGGTGACCGCTCCAAATTGCTCAAAAACCTCTCTGATTTGGTCCCTAGAATACATGACAACTTTTAGCTTCTCTTCATTTGCCAAAGCTATGATTTTATCCATTAGCCTATGCACCCTTCTTCCAGATCTTGAAGCAATACCATCGGGATCTTGAATAATCACAATTGAGGGTCTAAGATAATCAAAAGACCTTTTTATCCGTTCCAGTACTTTTCTATTACTTATTGGATTAATCCGAACAGCTCCATAATCTAAGAGTTTCCTTGGGTTCTCCAAATACACGAAACCAAAGCCATTAGCATTTGGGTACAATGCATATACTATATTTTTCCTTTGTGTTGATTGTGTCATTGATTTATATAATTAGTTAGTCTAATAATAATTTGTTCAAGAAAATTAATTCTAGGGTTATTCTTTAATGTGTTATTGCTTTTTTTTATCTCTAATATCAACATTTGTATCCTTTCAGTGAGATGTCCTTTAATCAATTCTGATTGTGGTTCATAGAATGATTCTATCGATAATTCAAATATGTGGTGGTAATTAAGTAGGAATTCTATGGTTGGTTGTCTTTGGCCTTTTTCATATCTAGAGATGTTTGAAACTTCTTTTAGGCCAATTAGAAAACTCATATCGCTCTGAGTTAATGGCGACTTTTTACGATACATCCTTAAATAATTTGATGGATGGGACATAAAATTAATAACTAGAAAATGATTAGCTTTCTAATGTTCTAACTTTAGTCTTTATTCAATTCACTTCGTAGAGGGCAGAAATTGCCAAATTGGCAAATTTTTTTCGCCAGCTTCGATTTTAGTATGGATTCCAAGTTGTTCAATTAGAACATTTCAGGAAACTTATTAGGTTGTATTATGCTGATATTATATCACTTTCATAACCAATAGGGATATGCATTTTGACGCAAATTTGAAAGGGATTGCTAAAAGCAATCCTATGGGATGAAAGGATTATTTAGTGTTGATTTTACTTATTATTTTGGAAATGGTGGTTTGTTAACCTGATTTTACATTTTTAAGTTATCCACAGGATTGGTATTTTTAAGCTTAATTTTAAATTTTTTGAACTAATAAAAAAGAAATTTGGTTGATTTGTTAATTTGAAATTATTAAATTAATTGCAAATTAAAGTTTGTTATTGTTCCTACAGATAAATCTAATTTTATGCATCTAAGAAAATGGATTTCAAATAATCCTTTAAGTATCCAAGATATTATTCAAATCATCCTCACAATTCTAACTCTTATAACTGTATTTTATACAATTAGAGCAGTAAAAGTATCAGAAAGGGCACTCGAACAACAAAAAACTGAGTCAGTACAAAATTATTTAAGGAGCAATACAAATGATAGCTTGGACTCAATTAAAAACAACATTATAATTGAATTGGCTAAAAGCCAAATTGAAGTACTTATGGAACAAGCAATAATTCAAAAAAATAATTCTAAATATATGTCAGAAGTAGAAAAACCAATTATTGGGATATCTAGAATTGGATTTATTTGTTTGTCCGAAAATTGTCAAAACATGTCGTTTAACTATCAAATAAAAAACGTTGGAGTAAGGCATTCAAAATTGATTGCTATTCACGAATATTTTTTGATAAAAATTTTGGTAGAATGAAGTATGCTAATATTTGGTCAGATAAAATTTTAATACAAGACAATACAATAGAAAGGAATCCGGCTATAAAAATTAATAACCAAATGAAGGAAAGATTTAATTGGGATGAGTTTATTACTATAGACACTTTCTATTGTGTTCTTCAATTTGAATTCAAACAAATTAAACCTTTGATAAAAACTACTATGTTTTCAAACACTTATGCGTATAGATATTATAATAGAATAGATGAGCATAGCTCATCAGAAGGAATTTTTAATTCCCAAATATTTAATCTTAAAGAGTGCAATTATTGGGATTCTGAAAGATTAAATATTGAAGTTGCAAAATATAAATCGGAAATAAAAAATTTAAAAATTAAAAAGAATTAAGTACTGTGTGATTGAATTGAAGGGGACTGTAAAATATTTTGTGTTTGAGCGAAGACCAAAGCAAGTTTTCCATATTTCAATGCCTAAAATTCCCTCCTCAACAAGGGAATTTTGGGTGTTGGAATGTGGGAAACTTAAACTCTGGGAACAGAATTTAATCAAAGAATAGGGATCATAATAAAAGAATTTAAAATCTTTGTATTATGAACGATAAAGCAAATCAATTATTAGAATCCTTATTAAAGGAAATTAAAAGTTCAGAAGAACTTAAAGTGGTTAATGATCAGCTCTTTAAAAGAGGAGTTCAAACCTTGTTGGCCGCAGAAATGGATGCACATTTGGGATATGAAAATGGGGACAAACCAATTGGTGAAAACATTCGAAATGGCTATTCAGAAAAGACCTTAAAAACTCAAAAAGGAGAAGTAACCATCAAAGTGCCACGAGATCGGCAAGGGACTTTTGAACCAGTAACTGTGCCAAAACATAAAACTATGGTTCAGGAAATTGAAGATCTTATTCTTTTATTATATGCAAAAGGAATGAGCAACTTTGATATTGTGGATTTTGTGGAAAAGACATACGGAGTAAATTATTCACCTTCGAAAGTTTCTCTGATTACCAATTCACTACTTGATGACATCCGAGATTGGCAACAAAGGCCACTGGAGGCACAATACGCAGTTATTTGGATAGATGCGATTCATTACAAAATTCGCCAAGACGGTAAGGTAATATGTAAGGCAGCAATGT harbors:
- a CDS encoding helix-turn-helix transcriptional regulator, whose amino-acid sequence is MYRKKSPLTQSDMSFLIGLKEVSNISRYEKGQRQPTIEFLLNYHHIFELSIESFYEPQSELIKGHLTERIQMLILEIKKSNNTLKNNPRINFLEQIIIRLTNYINQ